From a region of the Constantimarinum furrinae genome:
- the rpsB gene encoding 30S ribosomal protein S2, protein MAKNTEVKDLLDAGVHFGHLTRKWNPNMAPYIYMERNGIHILNLYKTAAKLDEACEALSKIAASGRKILFVATKKQAKDIVAEKAGNASMPYITERWPGGMLTNFVTIRKAVKKMASIDRMKQDGTFNTLSKKERLQVDRLRAKLEKNLGSISDMSRLPGALFIVDTTREHIAVKEAQKLNIPIFAMVDTNSDPREIDYVIPSNDDASKSIEKVMSRVSEAVIEGLAERKGGKEENDDEPKAKKDKAPKKKAVAKAVASTEEE, encoded by the coding sequence ATGGCAAAAAACACAGAAGTTAAAGACTTACTGGATGCAGGTGTACATTTTGGTCACCTCACCAGAAAATGGAATCCGAACATGGCTCCTTACATCTATATGGAGCGTAACGGGATCCACATCCTCAACCTTTACAAAACAGCAGCAAAGCTTGATGAAGCTTGTGAGGCACTTTCAAAGATCGCCGCGAGCGGAAGAAAGATCCTTTTTGTTGCTACCAAAAAACAAGCCAAGGATATCGTAGCTGAAAAAGCAGGTAACGCGAGCATGCCCTACATTACTGAAAGATGGCCGGGCGGGATGCTTACCAACTTTGTTACGATTAGAAAAGCTGTAAAGAAAATGGCATCCATAGACCGTATGAAACAAGACGGAACTTTTAACACGCTTTCAAAGAAAGAGCGATTGCAAGTAGATCGTCTTCGTGCTAAGCTGGAAAAGAACTTAGGTTCTATCAGCGATATGAGTCGTCTTCCGGGAGCATTGTTTATTGTGGATACTACACGTGAGCATATTGCCGTAAAGGAAGCTCAAAAACTGAACATTCCAATTTTCGCTATGGTTGATACCAATAGTGATCCGCGTGAGATCGATTATGTAATTCCTTCTAACGATGACGCTTCAAAATCTATCGAAAAGGTAATGTCTAGAGTTTCTGAAGCAGTGATCGAAGGATTGGCTGAAAGAAAAGGCGGAAAAGAAGAAAATGACGACGAGCCAAAAGCTAAAAAAGATAAAGCACCAAAGAAGAAAGCTGTTGCGAAGGCAGTAGCATCAACTGAAGAAGAATAA
- the rpsI gene encoding 30S ribosomal protein S9: MDTIHKIGRRKTAVARVYLSEGKGNITVNKRDMETYFPTATLQYKVRQPLTLTDNDKTYDINVNVFGGGITGQAEAIRLALSRAMCEVNEEHRLVLKPEGLMTRDPRMVERKKFGQKKARKKFQFSKR; encoded by the coding sequence ATGGATACTATTCATAAAATTGGTAGAAGAAAAACAGCTGTGGCTCGTGTATACCTTTCTGAAGGAAAAGGAAACATCACAGTAAACAAGCGTGACATGGAAACTTATTTTCCAACGGCGACGCTTCAGTATAAAGTAAGACAACCCCTAACATTAACTGATAACGACAAAACGTACGATATCAACGTAAATGTTTTTGGTGGTGGAATTACCGGACAGGCAGAAGCTATTCGTTTGGCATTGTCTCGAGCAATGTGTGAAGTAAATGAAGAGCACAGATTGGTGCTTAAGCCGGAAGGTTTAATGACCAGAGATCCGAGAATGGTTGAGCGTAAGAAATTCGGACAGAAGAAAGCGCGTAAGAAATTCCAGTTCTCGAAACGTTAA
- the rplM gene encoding 50S ribosomal protein L13: MDTLSYKTISANKATVTKEWLHVDADGQTLGRFASEVAKLLRGKHKPSFTPHVDCGDNVIVTNAAKINLTGNKWEAKTYIRHTGYPGGQRSLTASELFSKDPARVIEKAVKGMLPKNKLGAELFRNLKVYAGEEHGQEAQKPRTINLNESK, encoded by the coding sequence GTGGATACACTAAGTTATAAAACAATTTCAGCCAACAAAGCCACCGTTACTAAGGAGTGGTTACATGTTGATGCTGACGGGCAGACACTTGGTCGTTTTGCCAGTGAAGTAGCAAAATTACTTCGCGGAAAGCACAAACCAAGTTTTACCCCTCATGTTGATTGTGGAGACAATGTAATTGTTACCAATGCCGCAAAGATCAACCTAACAGGAAACAAATGGGAGGCCAAGACCTATATACGTCACACAGGCTACCCTGGCGGACAACGTAGTTTGACTGCCAGCGAATTGTTCAGTAAAGACCCTGCAAGAGTTATTGAAAAAGCTGTAAAAGGGATGCTTCCTAAGAATAAATTGGGTGCTGAATTATTCAGAAATTTAAAAGTCTACGCCGGTGAAGAACACGGTCAGGAGGCACAAAAACCAAGAACCATTAACCTAAACGAAAGTAAGTAA
- the tsf gene encoding translation elongation factor Ts gives MVKVTAAEVNELRKKTGAGMMDCKKALVEAEGDFDKAIEILRKKGQKIAEKRADRDSSEGAVIAKVSDDTTKGVIVSLNCETDFVAKNDDFVAMANKMAEIALGTSSKEEFLAANYDGMTVEEKLLEQTGVIGEKIEIGAFESLEAPFVGSYIHGNKIAALVGLSSAVDNAETLAKDVAMQVASMGATTLSYKDFDAAFVASETEARIAVIEKDNIELGRLGKTLKNVPKYISRAQLTDEVLAQAEEDAKAELKAEGKPEQIWDRILPGKIERFISDNTTLDQEKCLLDQNFIKDEKKSVAEYVKTYGDVDVVSFKRVSLA, from the coding sequence ATGGTAAAAGTAACCGCCGCAGAAGTAAATGAATTACGCAAAAAAACCGGAGCCGGTATGATGGACTGTAAAAAGGCATTAGTAGAGGCCGAAGGTGATTTTGACAAAGCTATTGAGATCCTTCGTAAGAAAGGTCAGAAGATCGCTGAAAAGAGAGCCGACAGAGATTCTAGCGAAGGTGCTGTTATTGCGAAAGTAAGTGACGATACTACGAAAGGAGTTATTGTTTCTTTGAACTGCGAAACCGATTTCGTTGCGAAGAATGACGATTTTGTTGCTATGGCAAACAAAATGGCCGAGATTGCTCTTGGAACCTCTTCAAAAGAAGAATTCTTAGCAGCAAACTACGATGGAATGACGGTTGAAGAAAAACTTTTGGAGCAAACCGGTGTTATTGGTGAGAAAATTGAGATTGGTGCATTCGAATCGTTAGAAGCCCCTTTCGTTGGTTCTTACATTCACGGTAATAAGATCGCTGCGTTGGTTGGATTATCATCTGCAGTTGACAATGCTGAAACTTTGGCCAAGGATGTTGCTATGCAGGTTGCTTCTATGGGAGCTACAACGCTATCTTACAAAGATTTTGACGCTGCTTTTGTAGCTTCAGAAACTGAAGCGCGTATCGCTGTTATTGAAAAAGACAATATCGAATTAGGACGTCTGGGTAAAACCCTTAAAAACGTTCCTAAGTATATTTCCAGAGCGCAGCTAACCGACGAAGTGTTAGCACAGGCCGAGGAAGATGCTAAAGCCGAATTGAAGGCAGAAGGCAAACCTGAACAGATCTGGGACAGAATTCTTCCGGGTAAAATTGAAAGATTTATTTCAGACAATACAACCTTGGATCAGGAAAAATGCCTGTTGGATCAGAACTTTATCAAGGACGAAAAGAAATCTGTTGCCGAATATGTGAAGACATACGGTGATGTTGATGTGGTGTCTTTTAAAAGAGTATCGTTAGCATAA
- a CDS encoding DUF5916 domain-containing protein: MKSNQLFLLPFFFLGFLSIQSQESEKPDKKTYTTTAVAHENAPVIDGLLNDAAWETVEWSSGYVENQPDNGTDPTEQTKFKILYDDKNLYVVFRCYDSEPDKIVKRLSRRDGFEGDWVEINIDSYNDDRTGFSFTLTAAGVKGDEFISNNGNNWDSSWNPIWYAKTSIDAEGWVAEMRIPLSQLRFGNEQEQVWGLQSTRRYFRNEERSLWQPVLPNSPGWVSEFGELRGLKGLKPQKQLEIQPYGLAQVDTYEKEPGNPFRDGSDSRFTAGLDAKIGITNDLTLDVTINPDFGQVDADPGAIALDGFEIFFQERRPFFVENKNIFDYSFAGNQDNLFFSRRIGRSPQGSAFGPTTAYVDSPDNSTILGAAKFSGKTKDGWSVGVLESVTAKEYADVVDVNGDESEVQVEPLTNYLVGRVQKDFNDRNSFIGGIFTATNRSLEDNLMFLHDNAYSGGLDFKHNWQERKYYVEGSAVLSQVNGSEAAITRTQRSIVHLFQREDAGHVSVDETKTSLTGTGGRFEIGRGGGGNWQYNLGGNWRSPELELNDLGFLRQADEIRQYANVRRFWNKPTSWFRRARLGFNQFSSYDFEGNFNRIQYEINGNVNYINNWWTDFGAAHKPRIFVNTTLRGGPRWRYSDENFWYLFSGTDERKKLSMVVGYVNSRASQDNFSLDRYEISFRYQPLNALSLSLLAEYEQNPSKTQYVSQQNFNGTTRYIMGAIDQETLSTTLRINYTINPNLSVQYYGQPFIFRGRFSDFNYVNNPIAEDLNERVTLYGANQIALDGNTYHVDEDLDGITDYSFGKPDLAFVQYRSNLVVRWEYIPGSEIFLVWSQGITGLGEASNDFDTIIDNQLLSERPQNTFLIKATYRFVL; the protein is encoded by the coding sequence ATGAAGTCTAATCAACTCTTCCTATTACCCTTTTTTTTCTTGGGGTTTTTATCTATTCAATCACAGGAATCCGAAAAACCGGACAAAAAAACATATACCACAACAGCCGTTGCACATGAAAACGCTCCTGTTATTGATGGTCTCCTTAATGATGCCGCATGGGAGACTGTGGAATGGAGCTCCGGTTATGTTGAAAATCAGCCGGACAATGGCACCGACCCAACCGAGCAGACTAAATTCAAGATACTTTATGACGATAAAAATCTTTATGTGGTCTTTAGATGTTATGACAGCGAACCCGATAAGATCGTAAAACGACTCTCACGCCGTGACGGTTTTGAAGGAGACTGGGTAGAGATCAATATCGATAGTTATAACGACGATCGAACCGGATTTTCATTTACTTTAACTGCTGCTGGGGTAAAGGGAGATGAGTTTATTTCGAATAATGGGAATAACTGGGACAGCAGTTGGAACCCCATCTGGTATGCCAAAACTTCTATTGATGCCGAAGGCTGGGTGGCCGAAATGCGAATTCCCTTAAGTCAGTTGCGATTCGGAAATGAGCAAGAGCAGGTATGGGGGTTACAATCTACCCGAAGGTATTTTAGAAATGAGGAGCGCTCACTCTGGCAACCGGTACTTCCCAATTCGCCGGGTTGGGTAAGTGAATTCGGAGAATTGCGAGGCTTAAAAGGCCTAAAGCCCCAAAAGCAATTGGAAATTCAACCTTACGGATTGGCACAGGTCGATACTTACGAAAAGGAGCCTGGAAATCCTTTTCGGGATGGAAGTGACAGTAGATTTACAGCCGGCCTGGATGCCAAGATCGGGATTACCAATGACCTTACTCTGGATGTCACTATTAACCCCGATTTTGGTCAGGTAGATGCCGATCCCGGTGCTATAGCATTGGACGGTTTTGAGATCTTCTTTCAGGAAAGACGTCCCTTTTTCGTAGAGAATAAAAATATATTCGATTATAGTTTTGCAGGTAATCAGGACAATCTTTTCTTCTCAAGAAGAATAGGACGAAGCCCCCAGGGTTCTGCATTCGGGCCTACAACAGCCTATGTGGATTCACCCGACAATTCAACAATTTTAGGAGCCGCTAAATTTAGCGGTAAGACAAAGGATGGATGGTCTGTAGGGGTACTTGAAAGTGTCACCGCAAAGGAGTATGCCGATGTCGTAGATGTCAATGGTGATGAAAGTGAAGTTCAGGTGGAACCGCTTACCAACTATCTGGTGGGAAGAGTCCAGAAAGACTTTAACGATAGAAACAGTTTTATAGGAGGAATTTTCACGGCAACTAACCGGAGTTTAGAAGATAATCTCATGTTTTTACATGACAATGCGTATTCGGGTGGCCTGGATTTTAAACACAATTGGCAGGAACGAAAGTACTATGTGGAAGGCAGTGCCGTATTAAGTCAGGTAAATGGCTCTGAAGCAGCCATCACCAGAACACAGCGGTCGATCGTGCATTTATTTCAGCGTGAAGATGCTGGACATGTTTCGGTTGATGAAACCAAGACTTCATTAACCGGTACGGGAGGTCGCTTCGAAATTGGTAGAGGAGGTGGGGGAAACTGGCAGTACAACCTGGGAGGAAACTGGCGTTCCCCGGAGTTGGAACTGAATGATCTCGGATTTTTAAGGCAAGCCGATGAGATTCGCCAATATGCAAATGTTCGGCGGTTCTGGAACAAACCTACCAGTTGGTTTAGACGTGCGAGACTTGGTTTTAATCAATTTTCAAGCTATGACTTTGAAGGTAATTTCAACAGGATCCAATATGAAATTAATGGGAACGTAAATTATATCAATAATTGGTGGACCGATTTCGGGGCCGCCCATAAACCGCGCATTTTCGTAAATACCACATTAAGGGGCGGCCCCAGATGGCGATACTCCGACGAGAATTTTTGGTATTTGTTTTCAGGAACCGATGAACGGAAGAAATTAAGTATGGTTGTAGGTTATGTTAATTCCAGAGCGAGCCAGGATAACTTTTCTTTGGATCGTTATGAGATCAGCTTCAGATATCAACCCCTCAATGCACTCAGTCTTTCGTTATTAGCCGAATACGAACAAAACCCAAGTAAGACCCAATATGTGAGTCAGCAAAACTTCAACGGCACGACGCGCTATATCATGGGGGCCATCGATCAAGAGACCCTGTCAACCACACTTCGGATTAATTATACCATTAATCCCAATCTTTCGGTACAGTATTATGGTCAGCCCTTTATTTTCAGAGGACGATTTTCAGATTTCAATTATGTAAACAATCCTATAGCCGAAGATCTGAACGAGCGGGTTACCCTTTATGGAGCCAATCAGATCGCCTTGGACGGCAACACTTATCATGTAGATGAGGATCTTGACGGGATAACCGATTATTCCTTCGGAAAACCGGATTTGGCTTTTGTTCAGTATCGTTCAAATTTGGTAGTACGCTGGGAATATATTCCCGGCTCTGAAATCTTTTTAGTCTGGTCGCAGGGGATTACCGGACTAGGGGAAGCTTCCAATGATTTTGATACTATAATCGACAATCAGTTGTTAAGTGAGAGACCGCAAAATACATTTTTGATCAAGGCGACATATCGTTTCGTATTGTAA